From a single Candidatus Aenigmatarchaeota archaeon genomic region:
- a CDS encoding cation-translocating P-type ATPase, with amino-acid sequence MRELNYFTLINLLLSSIILILVFFSVNIFFIIVLSTASVILTSFFIFKRIKDFNVDLLFFLSFLSTYLFSLYGFLENRETNFQVTSIIIIVYFITKNIEIRTYEKVKEDFKDIYTLLPRKVNVVNRKERIVDIRDISPGDIVKVGPGNRIPVDGIILEGKSILDESLITGESRPVEKNIGERVIAGTVVLNGLIKIKTERIGIDTYLSQIFEIVKNLESSKIRNRQEIRKPYRLFMFLIILSSISTIFAWKILGNSTYESIERGVTVLVISSNASLVLATHVSVFYSIIKLNRKGIIVKNPRCIELIPEINTFVLDKTGTISESRSNLKIKKMGISKKELIDYLLIAEKNSTHPISRMILNKFRERNIPDPDEFREIHGMGLFAKYKGKEIYVGGRKLLKKLGIRYHENFLDEIFLIVDKKIVGIISFEDTIKTSSKEFINFLKKRNKKIILLTGSNRNSAIKVARDLGIKKVYWDVSPEKKLSIIMELRKSGRIIMIGDGINDAPSLAQADVGISINTDLDIVRESSDIVLTKDDLRLVEEIIIISDFTKKKIKQNLFWTYFYNIFAVLFASGLFIKFGILPTLMTACAASISSTLSIMINSFVFR; translated from the coding sequence ATGAGAGAACTCAATTATTTTACATTAATAAACCTACTTTTATCATCTATAATATTGATTTTAGTCTTTTTTTCAGTCAATATTTTTTTTATAATAGTCCTTTCAACAGCTTCAGTTATTTTAACGTCATTCTTCATCTTTAAAAGAATAAAAGATTTTAATGTGGATTTGCTTTTTTTTCTTTCCTTTTTATCGACCTATCTTTTTAGTTTGTATGGGTTTTTAGAAAACAGAGAAACAAACTTTCAAGTAACATCAATTATTATAATTGTCTACTTTATAACTAAGAACATTGAAATCAGAACATATGAAAAAGTAAAAGAAGATTTCAAAGACATATACACGCTTTTACCAAGAAAGGTCAATGTTGTCAATAGAAAAGAGAGGATTGTTGATATAAGAGATATTTCTCCTGGGGATATTGTAAAGGTCGGGCCAGGAAATAGAATACCAGTCGATGGGATTATTTTAGAGGGAAAGTCTATTTTGGATGAAAGTTTGATAACAGGTGAGAGCAGGCCAGTAGAAAAAAACATTGGAGAAAGAGTGATAGCAGGAACAGTTGTTCTGAATGGTTTAATAAAAATAAAGACAGAGAGAATTGGAATTGATACTTATTTATCTCAGATATTTGAGATTGTAAAAAACTTGGAATCTTCAAAAATTAGAAACCGACAAGAAATCAGAAAACCCTACAGATTATTCATGTTTCTTATAATCCTCTCATCTATTTCAACAATTTTTGCATGGAAAATTCTAGGAAATTCAACTTATGAATCAATTGAGAGAGGCGTCACAGTTCTTGTTATTTCTTCAAATGCATCTCTTGTTCTTGCAACCCATGTATCTGTTTTCTATTCTATAATAAAGTTGAACAGAAAGGGTATAATAGTCAAAAACCCAAGGTGTATAGAGTTAATACCTGAAATCAACACTTTTGTCCTAGACAAGACTGGCACAATAAGTGAGAGTAGATCAAATCTTAAAATAAAGAAAATGGGGATCAGTAAAAAGGAATTGATAGATTACTTGCTGATAGCAGAAAAGAATTCAACCCATCCTATTTCTAGAATGATTTTGAATAAATTCAGAGAAAGGAACATCCCAGATCCAGATGAATTCAGAGAAATTCATGGAATGGGTTTATTTGCAAAATATAAAGGAAAAGAGATATATGTCGGTGGGAGGAAGCTTTTGAAAAAACTTGGCATAAGATATCATGAAAATTTTTTAGATGAAATCTTCCTAATTGTTGATAAAAAAATTGTTGGTATAATTTCATTTGAAGATACTATAAAGACATCTTCTAAGGAATTTATCAATTTCCTTAAAAAAAGAAATAAAAAAATTATTCTTCTAACAGGAAGTAACAGAAATTCTGCAATTAAAGTTGCAAGAGATCTTGGTATAAAAAAAGTTTATTGGGATGTTTCCCCAGAAAAAAAACTTTCAATAATAATGGAATTGAGAAAGAGTGGAAGGATAATTATGATAGGGGATGGCATAAACGATGCTCCTTCATTGGCTCAGGCAGATGTCGGAATTTCAATAAATACTGATCTAGACATTGTGAGGGAATCGTCTGACATAGTTCTAACAAAAGATGATTTGAGATTAGTTGAAGAAATTATAATTATTTCAGATTTTACTAAAAAGAAGATAAAACAGAACCTGTTCTGGACATATTTTTATAATATTTTTGCTGTTTTATTTGCTTCTGGATTATTTATTAAATTTGGGATTTTGCCAACACTTATGACAGCCTGTGCAGCAAGCATTTCAAGTACTTTATCTATAATGATAAATTCGTTTGTTTTCAGATAA
- the gpmI gene encoding 2,3-bisphosphoglycerate-independent phosphoglycerate mutase: MKWQNLLVRTLKKSYRRIILIVADGWGVAPDGPGNYVKKSKTPVYNQLLKEYPHCINKACGNAVGLPEGSQGNSEVGHLHLGAGRIVWQPLELINRSIRDGSFFKNKTFLKLMERVRKNNSSLHITGLCSDEGVHAHINHLFALLELSRKMGLKKVYIHFIADGRDVPERSAKKYVKMIEKKCSEFGIGEIVTLIGRYYSMDRDNNWDRTKKAYEMLTLGEGFRSKNAIEGIEMAYRRGDKTDYYIQPTVIREYGTVKDGDGLIFFNFRTDRPRQLTQAFISKKFDKFERKVHPRVYFVTMTEYDKRFGKIYAFREQIVKNHLGEFLSKKGLKQLRIAETEKYAHVTYFFNGQIEKEYPGEERIMIPSPKVPSYDMKPEMSANEVAEKAVEQISTKKFDFILINFANCDLVGHSAKKAAIIKAIETVDKCVGKVVESGLRNNYTIILTADHGSVEDKLYPNGDPKPSHSTNPVNFFVISKDEDLKNISLRNGEMKDVAPTILEIMGFKKPKEMTGESLITPFKFYK, from the coding sequence GTGAAATGGCAAAACCTGTTGGTAAGGACTTTAAAAAAGTCTTATAGGAGAATAATACTCATAGTTGCCGATGGTTGGGGTGTTGCACCAGATGGACCAGGAAACTATGTGAAAAAATCAAAAACACCCGTCTATAATCAACTACTTAAAGAATACCCCCACTGTATAAACAAAGCCTGTGGAAATGCAGTCGGCCTACCAGAAGGTTCGCAGGGAAATTCTGAAGTTGGACACTTACACTTAGGTGCTGGCAGAATTGTCTGGCAACCCCTTGAATTGATTAACAGATCAATTAGGGATGGCTCTTTCTTCAAAAACAAAACTTTTCTAAAACTTATGGAGAGGGTCAGGAAAAACAACTCATCCCTTCATATAACTGGTTTATGTTCAGATGAAGGGGTTCATGCCCATATAAACCATTTATTCGCTTTACTGGAACTATCAAGAAAGATGGGTTTGAAAAAAGTTTATATCCATTTCATAGCAGATGGAAGAGACGTCCCTGAAAGGTCAGCAAAAAAATATGTGAAAATGATAGAAAAAAAGTGTTCTGAATTTGGGATTGGGGAGATAGTTACACTCATAGGAAGATACTATTCAATGGATAGGGACAACAATTGGGATAGAACAAAGAAGGCATATGAAATGTTAACTCTTGGGGAAGGTTTTAGATCAAAGAATGCAATTGAAGGAATAGAGATGGCCTATAGAAGAGGTGATAAAACCGATTACTACATCCAACCAACAGTTATAAGGGAATATGGAACAGTGAAAGATGGTGATGGACTTATATTCTTCAATTTCAGGACAGATAGACCAAGGCAACTTACACAGGCATTTATATCCAAAAAATTTGACAAGTTTGAGAGAAAAGTCCACCCAAGAGTCTATTTTGTGACAATGACCGAATATGATAAAAGGTTTGGAAAAATATATGCATTCAGGGAACAGATTGTAAAGAACCATTTGGGTGAGTTTTTATCCAAAAAAGGTCTTAAGCAATTGAGGATAGCTGAAACAGAGAAGTACGCCCATGTTACTTATTTCTTCAACGGACAGATAGAGAAGGAATATCCTGGTGAAGAAAGGATCATGATTCCAAGCCCAAAAGTACCTTCATATGATATGAAGCCAGAAATGTCAGCAAATGAAGTGGCTGAAAAAGCTGTTGAACAAATTTCCACTAAAAAGTTTGATTTCATCCTAATAAACTTTGCCAATTGTGATTTGGTTGGCCATAGTGCTAAAAAAGCGGCGATAATAAAAGCCATAGAAACTGTAGATAAGTGTGTTGGAAAAGTGGTAGAATCCGGTCTAAGAAACAATTATACCATTATTTTGACGGCCGACCACGGAAGTGTTGAGGACAAACTTTATCCCAATGGAGATCCTAAACCATCTCATTCCACAAACCCGGTAAACTTCTTTGTTATTAGCAAAGATGAGGATTTGAAAAACATAAGTTTAAGAAATGGTGAAATGAAAGATGTCGCCCCTACAATACTTGAAATAATGGGATTTAAAAAACCAAAGGAGATGACTGGTGAAAGTTTGATAACTCCATTTAAGTTTTACAAATAA
- the eno gene encoding phosphopyruvate hydratase, with product MTKIKKIEAREILSSGSYPTIEVKVTLSSTMVGIASVPFGVSAGSHEAFTLIDNDQKRFLGKGMLKAVENVNKKIAPKLIGMEPYDQREIDRIMIELDGTENKSNLGGNSILAVSLAVAKAAANERMIPFYQYIRETFRIYGEWRLPNPMMVVIEGGKHADNSTDIQEYCVSTFGEKTATENVRMGIEIYQILKKILIENGLNTNVGNEGAFAPSGLMSNEIPLKLITEAIKKSGYNPLENVGISIDAAASEFFRDGKYHLKIEDKKLSSEELIEYYLPWIQKYPIVTIEDMLSEDDWENWPLLMEKMPGILNIGDDLTVTNIKRLEKAINTRSINAILIKPNQIGTLTECIDCCLFAKNNGIVTIVSHRGGGETNDTTMVDIAVAVNSSFIKVGPSRGERVCKYNRLMEIEDELGEMAKPVGKDFKKVL from the coding sequence TTGACTAAAATAAAAAAAATAGAAGCACGAGAAATATTGAGTTCTGGTTCTTACCCAACAATAGAAGTGAAAGTCACATTAAGCAGCACAATGGTGGGAATTGCATCAGTCCCTTTTGGAGTTTCAGCTGGTTCACATGAAGCCTTCACACTTATAGACAATGACCAAAAGAGGTTTCTGGGCAAAGGTATGTTGAAAGCTGTTGAGAATGTTAACAAGAAAATAGCACCAAAACTTATAGGCATGGAACCATACGACCAAAGAGAGATAGATAGAATAATGATAGAGCTAGATGGAACAGAAAACAAGTCAAATTTGGGGGGTAATTCAATTCTTGCTGTATCCTTGGCAGTCGCAAAGGCAGCCGCAAATGAGAGAATGATACCTTTTTACCAGTATATAAGAGAAACTTTTAGGATATATGGGGAATGGAGACTACCAAATCCAATGATGGTGGTTATTGAAGGTGGTAAACATGCAGATAATTCGACTGACATTCAGGAATATTGTGTCTCAACTTTTGGCGAAAAAACAGCAACTGAAAATGTGAGAATGGGAATAGAAATCTACCAAATCCTGAAAAAAATTTTAATTGAAAACGGTTTGAACACAAATGTTGGAAATGAAGGTGCATTTGCTCCTTCAGGTTTAATGAGTAATGAAATCCCTCTTAAACTTATAACAGAAGCCATAAAAAAGAGTGGTTATAACCCATTAGAAAATGTCGGTATTTCAATCGATGCCGCAGCCTCAGAATTTTTCAGGGATGGAAAATATCACCTTAAAATAGAAGATAAAAAACTCTCCTCTGAAGAATTGATAGAATATTATTTACCATGGATTCAAAAATATCCTATAGTTACAATTGAAGACATGTTATCCGAGGATGATTGGGAAAACTGGCCCTTACTTATGGAAAAAATGCCGGGAATTCTAAATATAGGTGATGACCTAACTGTAACCAATATCAAGAGATTGGAAAAGGCCATAAATACCAGATCAATAAATGCCATTTTGATTAAACCCAACCAAATAGGAACTTTGACAGAATGCATTGATTGCTGTCTATTTGCAAAAAATAATGGCATAGTTACAATAGTTTCTCATAGAGGTGGGGGTGAAACTAATGATACAACTATGGTTGATATAGCGGTTGCTGTAAATTCAAGTTTCATAAAAGTTGGACCATCTAGAGGAGAAAGGGTCTGTAAATACAATAGACTAATGGAAATAGAGGATGAGTTAGGTGAAATGGCAAAACCTGTTGGTAAGGACTTTAAAAAAGTCTTATAG
- a CDS encoding P-loop NTPase → MTRIIGVVSGKGGVGKTTVVTNLGTVLAKRGNKVTVVDCNVTTSHLLMHFGRVSYPKTLNDVLRGTSSIKEATYLSYTGVNVVPASLNLSDLIGVDITLLGEKIKNLFEDQDFVILDGAPGFGKEAVSGMMACSEAIMVSTPYLPDITDIVRGKALLQDLGIKVSGLVLNKVTGKSFELKEEEICELTELPVIAKIPFDFKVLESLGLKIPLTFYDRKSKVAREFHKLASFITQEKYEDRNILSRLGKLFSKWS, encoded by the coding sequence TTGACAAGAATAATCGGTGTTGTTTCTGGAAAAGGTGGTGTCGGCAAGACAACTGTTGTCACAAATTTAGGCACAGTTTTAGCCAAGAGGGGTAATAAGGTCACAGTAGTCGATTGCAATGTAACAACATCGCATCTCCTCATGCATTTTGGTAGAGTCAGTTATCCAAAGACATTGAATGATGTTTTAAGGGGAACTTCAAGTATAAAAGAAGCGACTTATCTAAGTTACACAGGTGTAAATGTTGTTCCAGCTTCACTTAATTTGTCTGATTTGATTGGTGTTGACATAACCCTTCTTGGGGAAAAAATAAAGAACCTTTTTGAAGATCAAGATTTTGTAATACTCGACGGAGCTCCTGGTTTTGGTAAGGAGGCTGTATCTGGGATGATGGCTTGTTCAGAGGCTATAATGGTATCAACACCTTATCTTCCTGATATAACTGACATAGTCCGTGGTAAAGCTTTGCTTCAGGATTTAGGAATAAAAGTTTCTGGTCTGGTATTGAACAAGGTCACGGGAAAAAGTTTTGAGTTAAAGGAAGAAGAAATATGTGAACTTACTGAGCTTCCGGTGATAGCAAAAATCCCCTTTGATTTCAAGGTCCTTGAAAGCCTTGGGTTGAAGATTCCATTGACCTTTTATGATAGAAAATCTAAAGTTGCCCGTGAATTCCACAAGCTCGCATCCTTTATAACTCAAGAAAAATATGAAGATAGAAATATACTCAGTAGGCTTGGAAAGTTGTTTTCAAAGTGGTCCTAA
- a CDS encoding PINc/VapC family ATPase — MKVEKICLDTSIIIDGKVTKMLQAGELEGLKEIIIPIAALDELQAQASHGRNEGFVGLEEIKQIRELIKDKDIKIRFTGERPTLEEIKLAKGGRLDAIIRDSAKFEDATLLTADYVQYLTGLAEGVKTEYMPPDADKKELTFQKYFTPDTMSLHLKENVRPMAKRGKPGKFKLEVIDDKPLTREQMNTIIEEIVESARKTEDTFIEAEKGGATIIQMGNNRIAIARPPFSDGFEITIVRPIVKLTLDDYKLSQKLKERLKERAEGILVAGPPGSGKSTFTASLAEFYHSQGKIVKTLESPRDLQVPPEITQYAPLGGDYFKTADILLLVRPDYTIFDEVRQPNHFKIFADMRLAGVGMVGVVHASEAIDAVQRFIGKIELGMIPHVVDTVIFIKDGEIKNVYDLSLTVKVPSGMTESDLTRPVVEVRDFENGKLVYEIYTYGEENVVIPIKEDTKKESAIRKLAIQRIKQVIRRYDPEAEVTFTSDERVSVKVNNNCIARLIGKSGSNINQLEEELGIHIDVEPKYPTMGKEVEFSIDEIGNTLVFRFGKDVKSSSADIYIEDEYLLSATIGKKYEIRINKSSEIGRRLVQAIIGGKKVKVLAV; from the coding sequence ATGAAGGTTGAAAAAATCTGTTTGGATACAAGCATAATAATAGACGGGAAAGTAACAAAAATGTTACAGGCTGGAGAACTGGAAGGGTTGAAGGAAATCATAATCCCAATAGCGGCACTGGATGAACTTCAGGCCCAGGCCTCACATGGAAGAAATGAGGGTTTTGTTGGATTGGAAGAGATAAAACAGATAAGGGAACTGATAAAGGACAAGGATATAAAGATTAGATTTACGGGTGAGAGACCAACACTTGAAGAAATAAAACTCGCAAAGGGTGGGAGACTTGATGCAATTATCCGAGATTCCGCAAAGTTTGAGGATGCCACCTTATTGACGGCTGATTATGTCCAGTATCTCACAGGGCTTGCAGAGGGTGTGAAAACAGAATACATGCCACCTGATGCAGATAAAAAAGAACTGACATTTCAAAAATACTTCACACCGGATACCATGAGCCTTCATCTAAAGGAGAATGTCAGACCAATGGCAAAGAGAGGGAAGCCAGGAAAATTTAAGTTGGAAGTTATAGACGATAAGCCACTTACAAGAGAACAAATGAATACAATAATAGAGGAAATTGTCGAGAGTGCTAGAAAGACAGAAGACACATTTATTGAGGCAGAAAAGGGAGGCGCAACTATAATCCAGATGGGAAACAATAGGATAGCAATAGCAAGACCACCTTTTTCTGACGGCTTTGAGATAACAATAGTCAGACCCATAGTAAAACTCACACTGGATGATTACAAACTATCTCAAAAACTCAAGGAAAGATTGAAAGAAAGGGCCGAGGGAATTCTAGTCGCAGGTCCCCCGGGATCTGGTAAATCAACCTTTACCGCCAGTTTGGCAGAATTCTATCACTCACAGGGCAAGATAGTGAAGACCTTGGAATCACCTAGGGATTTACAAGTCCCCCCGGAAATAACCCAATATGCACCTTTAGGGGGAGACTATTTTAAGACTGCTGACATTCTCCTATTAGTCAGACCTGATTATACAATATTTGATGAGGTAAGACAACCCAATCATTTCAAGATATTTGCTGACATGAGATTGGCGGGTGTGGGAATGGTTGGTGTTGTTCATGCTTCAGAGGCAATAGACGCTGTCCAGAGGTTTATAGGAAAGATAGAACTTGGGATGATACCCCATGTTGTCGATACCGTGATATTCATCAAGGATGGGGAAATAAAAAATGTTTATGACCTCTCATTAACAGTAAAAGTCCCAAGTGGAATGACGGAAAGTGATTTGACAAGACCTGTTGTGGAGGTCAGGGACTTTGAAAATGGGAAGCTTGTATATGAGATATACACCTATGGAGAGGAAAATGTTGTCATACCAATTAAGGAAGATACCAAAAAAGAGAGTGCTATAAGAAAGCTTGCAATCCAGAGAATAAAGCAGGTTATAAGGAGATATGACCCAGAGGCGGAGGTCACTTTTACAAGTGATGAAAGGGTATCTGTCAAGGTTAACAATAATTGCATAGCAAGATTGATAGGAAAGAGTGGAAGCAATATTAACCAATTAGAAGAGGAGTTGGGGATACACATAGATGTTGAACCAAAATATCCAACAATGGGAAAGGAAGTTGAATTTTCTATTGATGAAATTGGCAATACTTTGGTGTTCAGGTTTGGAAAGGATGTGAAGAGTTCTTCTGCAGATATATATATAGAAGATGAATATCTCCTTTCGGCAACAATAGGTAAAAAATATGAGATAAGGATAAACAAGAGTTCTGAGATAGGAAGAAGATTGGTTCAAGCAATAATAGGTGGAAAGAAGGTAAAAGTCCTTGCCGTTTAA
- a CDS encoding TFIIB-type zinc ribbon-containing protein, translating to MKRCPECGSTKLHYTEEGLVCRECGLVLESVVMFSMES from the coding sequence ATGAAAAGATGCCCAGAATGTGGGTCCACAAAATTGCATTACACAGAAGAAGGGTTGGTCTGCAGGGAATGCGGCCTAGTCTTAGAATCGGTAGTAATGTTTTCGATGGAATCCTAG
- the hisS gene encoding histidine--tRNA ligase: protein MTKFQPPRGTRDFFPEEMILRERVFDTVKSVFKRYGYDPLKTPSIEHFELFALKESIGSGEQDKLYVFEDKSGRKLALRFDQTVPLARVIASNPQLPKPFKRYEISRVWRYEEIKRGRYREFWQCDIDVVGSKSMSADAEVIDCAMAVLEELGFTDCVMRVNNRKLLTGIMQFAGIPEKKIPETFRVIDKLDKIGIEGVEKELENVGLSSEKIERILKIIDIKLEPKNVIGKTRDLVGENKLALDGLGELEQLLNELENMGRKNIIIDLSLVRGLDYYTSTIFEIMGNDKKIGSLAGGGRYDKMIGAFSGGEEIPAVGIALGIERIIELLKERNEKRMKTETKVFVVNVNEETRNYCLRVAKKLRRSKINTQIDLMNRNLKKQMEYVNSLGIPYSIIVGPEEIKSGRLKLKDMSTGEERLLTIEEIIELLS from the coding sequence ATGACCAAATTCCAACCACCTCGAGGCACACGGGACTTTTTCCCCGAAGAAATGATACTGAGGGAAAGGGTTTTTGATACTGTTAAATCTGTATTCAAGAGATATGGATATGACCCACTAAAAACACCATCAATTGAACACTTTGAGTTGTTTGCCTTGAAGGAATCCATAGGATCGGGAGAACAGGATAAACTCTATGTTTTTGAAGACAAGTCTGGAAGAAAACTTGCATTGAGGTTTGATCAAACAGTCCCATTAGCCAGAGTTATTGCATCCAATCCACAGTTGCCAAAACCTTTTAAGAGATATGAGATATCCCGTGTCTGGAGATATGAGGAAATTAAAAGAGGAAGATACAGGGAATTTTGGCAGTGTGACATAGATGTAGTCGGGTCTAAATCAATGTCGGCAGATGCGGAAGTGATAGATTGTGCGATGGCAGTTTTGGAGGAGCTAGGTTTTACTGATTGTGTTATGAGGGTAAACAACAGGAAGCTTTTGACAGGGATTATGCAGTTTGCAGGGATACCAGAAAAGAAAATCCCGGAAACATTTAGAGTAATAGATAAACTGGACAAGATTGGTATAGAAGGGGTTGAAAAGGAACTGGAAAATGTGGGGTTATCCTCCGAGAAGATAGAAAGGATATTGAAGATAATTGACATTAAACTTGAGCCAAAAAACGTTATCGGAAAAACAAGGGATCTTGTGGGAGAAAACAAACTCGCCCTTGACGGATTAGGAGAGCTAGAACAACTTTTGAATGAATTGGAAAATATGGGAAGAAAAAACATAATAATCGACCTCAGCTTGGTGAGGGGTCTGGATTATTACACTTCGACAATTTTTGAGATAATGGGTAATGACAAGAAGATAGGAAGCTTGGCTGGTGGCGGGAGATATGACAAAATGATAGGGGCATTTTCTGGGGGGGAAGAAATCCCGGCTGTCGGTATAGCCTTGGGAATAGAAAGAATAATAGAACTTCTGAAGGAAAGAAATGAAAAGAGAATGAAGACGGAAACAAAGGTTTTTGTCGTAAATGTAAATGAGGAAACCAGAAATTACTGCCTGAGAGTTGCCAAAAAACTCAGAAGATCAAAAATTAACACACAAATCGATCTTATGAACAGAAATCTTAAAAAACAGATGGAATATGTCAATTCTCTTGGAATTCCTTATTCAATCATAGTAGGTCCGGAGGAAATAAAAAGTGGCAGACTGAAACTTAAGGACATGTCTACGGGAGAAGAAAGGTTGCTTACAATTGAGGAAATTATTGAATTATTATCCTAG
- a CDS encoding transposase: MGFLFFEKVPDYAEINRRIRKLNLDVLRKINKEVTRAKTKGRIIDITLDGTGVQINGKYVWIDKKAKKIRKRDWKKVNIAIDVETRQILGIKVLEKNENEGCHKNTVDLLVDTFDNIDETAEIRRLYGDGGYDNENNFRMLEFLGIEPVIRVRRTSRIKANYMSKSLKTKKKRKFFENKRNKVALEQFDWEKYIGNSRYGKRSGIEGIIGSFKRFFRGKYIFKIK, from the coding sequence TTGGGTTTCCTTTTCTTTGAAAAAGTTCCCGATTACGCCGAAATAAACAGGAGAATAAGAAAACTTAACCTGGATGTCCTAAGGAAAATAAATAAGGAGGTTACAAGAGCCAAAACAAAAGGGAGGATCATAGATATAACACTAGATGGAACAGGTGTTCAAATAAATGGGAAATATGTTTGGATTGACAAGAAAGCCAAGAAGATTAGAAAAAGGGATTGGAAGAAAGTAAACATAGCAATAGATGTTGAAACAAGGCAGATTCTTGGTATAAAAGTTCTTGAAAAGAATGAAAATGAAGGATGTCATAAAAATACAGTCGATTTGTTGGTTGATACTTTTGACAATATTGACGAAACTGCAGAAATAAGGAGGCTTTATGGTGATGGTGGATATGACAATGAAAACAATTTCAGGATGCTTGAATTCTTGGGTATAGAGCCTGTTATAAGAGTAAGAAGAACCTCAAGAATCAAGGCAAACTATATGTCTAAATCACTTAAAACAAAAAAGAAAAGAAAATTCTTTGAAAATAAGAGAAACAAAGTAGCCTTGGAACAGTTTGATTGGGAGAAGTATATAGGGAATAGTAGATATGGCAAAAGGAGTGGAATAGAGGGTATTATAGGCTCATTTAAACGATTTTTTAGGGGAAAATATATTTTCAAGATCAAATGA
- a CDS encoding 50S ribosomal protein L44e has translation MEVPKNQRIFCPICRKHTEHVVDVSKKKQRRTMAQGQRRYLRKLQGYGSFPRPKPDHEKAVKKTDLRYKCSVCGKKHEKGEGFRNKKFKIVKK, from the coding sequence ATGGAAGTTCCAAAAAACCAGAGAATATTTTGCCCTATTTGCAGGAAGCACACCGAACATGTTGTGGATGTGTCCAAAAAGAAACAAAGAAGAACAATGGCCCAAGGTCAAAGGAGATATTTAAGGAAACTTCAAGGTTATGGGAGTTTTCCCAGACCAAAACCCGACCATGAAAAGGCTGTAAAAAAAACTGATCTAAGATATAAATGCTCTGTTTGTGGAAAGAAGCATGAAAAAGGTGAGGGTTTCAGAAACAAGAAATTTAAAATAGTCAAGAAATGA
- a CDS encoding 30S ribosomal protein S27e, producing MIREPTSRFVEVVCPKCKNEQIIFNKASRNVQCLVCGNILSEPTGGVSKIKAKIIKVHG from the coding sequence TTGATAAGGGAACCTACTAGCAGGTTTGTCGAGGTTGTCTGTCCAAAATGCAAAAATGAGCAAATAATCTTCAACAAGGCTTCAAGAAATGTCCAATGCTTGGTTTGTGGGAATATACTATCAGAACCAACAGGCGGTGTTAGTAAAATAAAGGCAAAAATAATAAAGGTACATGGTTAA